The genomic DNA AACCGGCGATATTCACAAACTCTCTAAATTTGGCAACCGTGACTTCGTGTTGGTCAAGATAAAACGCATCTATATAAACTTCATGCACCGGCTTTTCACCGCTGTCGCCGTCCTCGCTGCCCATCATAAACGAGCCGGCGGGGATGAACACCATGCCCTCGGGCGCTTCAGGCGATTTCTGCTCAACAGGTTCAAACTTGGATGGGTCGGGGTAAGCAGCTTGCGGTATAGTCTGCCAAAGCAGGCGCCCAATTATGAACGTTGCTGCCAATCCCAGAGCTGCCAGAAATATCTTATTGCGCTGTGACCGCGGCGGTTTGTTGATTTGAACGCTGGTTTCACTTCTCGCAGGTTCAGCAGGCGAGGCCGCTGGAGGCTTTACACCATGCCCCAGCGCTGAGGGCTGGAATTTCTTGGAACCGTGCGGCGCCGTCCGAGCTTCGAGTTGATTACTGGCCCTCAAATCCACATGCTGGCGGGGCGGGGCAGCCTGAGGGGGGTGGCTGGGGCCGGGCGGCCTGATCCGCTCCCGGCGTGACGCCCAGCGTGCGACACAGTTGCCGGTAGCCGGCAGCGTAGGAGGAAAAATCCAAATACAGCCGGCCCCGCAGCAGCGCGGGCAAAGTCGCGCTTTCCAGCACGCAGGGAATAATGCGCTTCTGCAATTGAAACGCGCTTTCCCATTCCTGCGCAACCCAGTAAGACTGGGCGGCCCCCTGCGACCACAGGAGTATGATGGTATCGCACCAATCCAAAGCTGCGCTGATGCGCGCCGGCAAGGAGTCCCCGCCGACGATCTTCTCGTAGTCGACAAAAACTTCGATGCCATCACGCTGGAGGTCGCGCTGAAGCTGCCTGGCAGTGGCTTGGTTTTTCCAGGCGTAACTGATGAAGACTTTGGGGGAGTTGGATTTCGAGGGCTTGGTCATACCCATCCCATTCATTTTGCGCAAGACTTCAGATCACGACAACTGCCCAGTCGGACGCTCTCGAGACCGCCATCGCCGAGCGGCGGGTTGGTTCGAATCGTCTGACGCAATGGTAGCAACCCCAATGCAAAAAAGCAATCTCGAAGCCCGGGTGGCAAATGCACCCACCGCCCGGGCGGTGGCGCAGCCGGTTGCCTCGATTCCGGGCTTGCAATTGCCAAAACGAGGAGATAGATTGGCATCCGCGATCTTCAAATGAATCCTCGATCAAACTCGGGAGCTGACATGCGCCTCCAGCGACTGGCGGTTCTGGCTGTTCTTTTGCTCAGCGCGTGCACGCGCCAAATCGAATTCGAAGTGCCGGACACCAGCGGCATGGCCTGGTTCAAGGGCAATACCCACACGCACACCACCATGAGTGACGGTGATTCGCCGCCGGCTGTGGTGGCGCAGTGGTACAAAGATCATGGCTATCGCTTTCTGGTGCTGTCCGATCACAATGTGTTCACCGATCCCGCCACGCTGGCGAGCCTGGTCGATTCGAGCTTTCTGCTGATTCCCGGGGAAGAAGTCTCGAGCAAATTCGAAGCAAAGCCGGTGCATGTCAACGGCCTCAACATTCCCGGCGTGATCGCACCGCAATTCGATTCCACTTTGGTGGGCACGATTCAGAAAAACGTCGATGCGGTGCGCGCGGTGGCGGGCGTGCCGCACCTCAATCATCCCAACTTCCGCTGGGCCTTCGCTCATCGCGAGCTGCTGCAAATTTCAAACGACAAGCTGCTGGAGATTTTCAACGGGCATCCGCTGGTGCACAACCAGGGCGGCGGCGGCTGGCCGGGAATGGAGGAGGTGTGGGATCATTTGTTGAGCGCGGGCAAGCGCATCTACGGCATTGCGGTGGATGATGCGCATCATTTTCAGGGAGAGTTTGCAGCGGCGCGTTCGAATCCCGGCCGCGGCTGGGTGGTGGTGAAGGCGCGCACGCTGTCGCCGCTCGAAATCGTGCAGAATCTCGAGGCCGGACTGTTCTATGCCAGCACCGGCGTCGAGCTGGAGGAGGTCGAAATCGCGGCGACCCGTCTCACGATTCGCATCCGGGAGAAAGGGGATTTCAAGTATCGCACGCAGTTCATCGGCACGCAAGGCCGCGTGCTGAGCCAATCGTATCACAATCCCGCGGTGTTCGAGCTGGCCTCAGCCGAGCGCTACGTGCGCGCGCGGGTGACGGATTCGGCGGGAGCGACGGCCTGGGTGCAGCCGGTGTTTACGCGGGGGCGGTGAGGTGGGAATCAGAGGCTGGGAATCAATTACCAACCTGCTGGCCAAAAACGGAGGCTGGGAATCAATTCCCAGCCTGCTAGCCAAAGTCGCCTGAAGGCGACTAAAATCCAAGCCATTCCCCAGTCGGCTTCAGCCGACTTCTGTTACCAGCCTGCGATTTGAATCGCAGGTATTGAATCGCTGGCTGAATCGCAGGCATTGAATCGCAGGCTCATTCCGGATACCTCCCCGGCACGAGCAGCGGCAGGGGCTGGCCGTTGCGCTCGCTCATGAATTTGATAAACTGCAGTATCGAATCATCGGCGATTTGCGTCTTGACGCCCGGCAGTCCCGGGCTGAGATTGAGCAGGCCCTTGGAAGCGGGAATCTCGACCACTTCGATTTCGTGACGAAGGTCAATTCCGGCCCGCTGCTGCGCAATGGCCAACGCCGTTAACAGACCGCCGACTTCATCCACCAAACCATTGGCTTTGCCGTCAATACCGGAAAAGATGCGGCCTTCGGCAATCTCCCGCACGCGCTCGACAGGCAGGTTGCGGCCGCGTGCGACTTTGGCGACGAATTCGTCATAGAACTGTCTAATCAGAGTCTCCACCCTGCCGCGTTCTTCATCGGTCAAATTGCGCGCCGGCACGCGCACGCCCAGCAGCGGCAGCGTGATGCCGTAACCGGCGTCGGCATGCGCGCCGCGCTTGACATGGTCTTCCGTCATGCCGATTTTTTCACCCAAGCCCTGGTCATAAATCCAACCGCCGATGACCCCGATCGAACCCGTGATGGTGTTGGGCCCGGCCACGATGGTGTCCCCGTACATCGAAATCCAATACCCGCCGGAGCCGGCGACCTGTCCCTGACTCACGATCACGGGCTTTTTCTCGCTGCATTTCTTCAGTGCTTCCGCCACCACGTCGCTGGCCATGCCGTCGCCGCCGGGCGAATCGACGCGAAAGACAACCGCTTTAATCGCGCGATTTTTGGCGAGCTTGTGAAAAACTCTCTCCAGCCAGCGCGCGCGAATGCCTTCATCCATGGCGCACACGCCCAAACCATAGACCAGCGCGATCTTCGGCGGCTCGCCCCAGATTTGCGCAGCTTCGGCTTGCGCGATCAGATCGCGCGCTGCAATCGCGCGCACGGAATGGCCGGCGCTCTTCTTGACCACCTCGCTGAGCGCCGACCAACGCGCCAGGGTATCAACCAGTCCCGCCTGCACGGCCTGCGCCGCGGCAAACAGCGACTCGTTGTCAATGAGCTGGTCGAACCGTTCCGGCGTCATGCCGCGGGCCGCACACACCTCGCGTTGCACCAATTCATACCAATCATCAACATAATCCTGCAACTGCTCGCGATCGGCATCCGACAGACGGTCGCGGCTGAGGCTTTCCAGTGCCGATTTGTATTTGAAGAAACGCCATTCCTCGAACCCGAGGCCCATCTTGGCGAGTGTGCCCTTCAGGTATGTCCTGCCCAGCACGTAACCCTGCAAGGTGAGCAGGCCTTCGGGATCCATGACGATCTGATCTGCGACACTGGCGAGATGATAGCCAGTCATCGCGGCATTATCGATGAAGATCACCACCTTTTTGCCGGCCGCCTGTGCCTGTTTGAGCGCCGCGCGAACTTCCCAGGCATGCTCCGGCCGGATCTGCATGCCGGAGAGATTGAGCGCCAGCAATCCGATCTGCGGGTCTGCGGCCGCGGTGCGGATGCTGTTCAGTACTTCATAAAGCCGGTTGGTGTCCTTGTCAAACCAAACGTACTTGTGATAATCCATCCGGCCTTTGAGGTTGAGGGCGAGATAGCGTTTTCCCTTGCCGCGGGAGGCAACGCTTGGCTGCATGCCGCCGGCGCGAATCATGTAGGTATTGTGGGAATGCTCACGCTCGCTGTCGAAATGCGCCTGTCCGCCCACACCGCTTTTGCCGAAGTTGATTGTCATCCCCAGCGTGAACGCTTCGGAGTCGAAGGTGCGCCCCACGAGATGCAGTCCTTCCACCACTTGCAGAGCCGCACCGGCGCTCCAGGGCGCCTCGGAAAGCGACATGCCGTTTTGCAGCGCAGCGTCCGCGAACAGCGTGAGCCGCGGCGTGCCGAGCGGACGAATGCCGATCTCGGCAATGCCTTCGCGGTTGCTGCTCGCGGTAGCGAAATTGCCGAGCAATCCCAACGAAAGAAAACGGGCAGGCCGCACAATCGCACCGAGGGCGAATTGTTTCTCGCGGCCGAAAGCCGCCCGATCGCCGCTTGACCAACGATAAGCCAGACCCAGGCCAACAGCGCGCGAGCCAAAGCCGGTGGCGAGATTGAAATCCGTGACCGCCCGATTGCCGTTATGCCGGCGCTGTGTCGAGAATCCCAACCCGCGCGTGCCCCAAAAGAGGCCCCAGTCATTGAAAGAGGCGGCTTGGGTTCCGTCCGTTGACCAGTGAAAGCGCGTCTCGCTCTGGCGCAACAGGGCAAGATTGGCAGGATTCACAAAGCCGACCAGGCCGTCTGCGCAGGCAGCGGGCGGGGCCAGCGAAAAATCATTGCGGGAGTAATAGCCGGAGAGTGGTTGCGAGTGGGCGAGGTCAAGGCACAAGGCCCAGAGCAGGGCGGCGCAAATCAGCGTCTTGTTCATGGCGATTCCGGTCTTTGCAAGTGATCAGCAGTGCAGCGCTCATGGAAGCAAAAAACAGAAGGCAGCAGGCGGCCACAACGGTTGCGGCGCAGCTCAGGACAATTGCGCCAAGGCATGCTGAGCGGCGTTTTGCTCGGCGCGTTTCTTCGAGTTGCCGACGCCCATGCCCATGGTGCGGTTTTGGATTCTGACTTCCACCGTGAAGATTTTGTTGTGGTCGGGGCCTTCTTCGGAGAGAACGTTGTAGTAGGGGGTGCCCAGGTTGCGGCTTTGCGAAAGCTCGAGCAGAATGCTCTTGAAGTTGCGATGCTGCTCTTCGCTGAGAATTTGTTCCATATCGCAGAGCAGCGATTGCTTGACGAACCGGCGGGCGGGATCGAGGCCGCCGTCGAGATAAACCGCGCCGATAACCGCTTCATACGCATCGGCGATGATGGAGGGCCGCAGCCGGCCGCCGGCCTGATCTTCCGATTCACTCATAAAGAGGAATCTGCCCAGATTGAGCTTGCGGGCAATGCGGGTGAGAATCTTGCGGCTCACCAGCAGCGATTTGATCGCCGTGATGTCGCCTTCCTCTTTTTCGGGGAATTTGCGGTAGAGATATTCGGTGACCACCAGGCCGAGCACGGAGTCACCCAGGAGTTCGAGGCGTTCGTTGGAGTAGGAACGGCGCTCGTTGACTTGCGGCAGATAGGAACGGTGTTTGAGCGCCTGGGTGATCAGTTCCCGGCGGCGGAAGCGGTAGCCGATCAGCTTGCAGAATTCCTTGATCTGCGCGGCGTGGGGCGCCCCTCCGTTCTTACCATTCCTGCTGAAAAGCTGTCGGAGTCGAAGCAGCATAGATTGAAAGCGATGGCGGGAGATCATGCCAGCCCGTCTGCTGGCGCCGGCGTCCACAACCGCGCGCCGGCAAAACGGCGCGGCGCAGGCGAATCAATCGTCCAGAAATTTCTTCACAGCAACCGTCACATTATGGCCGCCGAACCCGAAGGAATTCGACATGGCATACTCGACTTCGCGGTACACCGCTTCATTCGGAGTATAGCAGAGGTAACATTCGGGATCGGGAATGAATTGATTGATCGTCGGCGGAATCGCGTTGTGACGGCAGGTGAGCAGGGTCAGGATCAACTCGATCGCACCGGCGGCACCGAGCAAGTGCCCGAACATCGATTTGGTCGAGCTGATGTTGAGTTGCGCGGCGTGCTCGCCAAACACCTGGGCGATGGCATCGGTTTCGGTTTTGTCGTTGGCCGGCGTCGAAGTGCCGTGCGCATTGACATACTGCACCTCGGCCGGTGCAATGCCGGCCATGGTCAGCGCCTGCCGCATGGCGCGAATCGCGCCTTCACCGCCGGGCGCCGGTGCCGTGATGTGGTAGGCATCCGCAGTCGAGCCCAGGCCCACGATCTCGCCGAGAATCTCGACCCCGCGCCGGCGGGCGCTGTCCAGCGATTCCAACACCAGAATGCCTGCGCCCTCGCCCATCACGAAACCGTCACGTTCTTTGTCGAAGGGCCGGCTGGCGCGCGGCGGGTCATCATTGCGGGTGGAAAGCGCCTTCATGGCGTTGAACCCGCCGATGCCCATCGGCGTAATCGCCGCCTCACTGCCGCCACAGACCATGATCTCGGCCTCGCCGCGCTCGATGATGCGAAAGCATTCCCCCACCGCGTGCGAACTGGAGGCGCAAGCAGAGGTGATCGCGTAGTTGGGACCTTTGAACTCGTGTTGAATGGAGATATGGCCGGAGGCCATATCTGAGATCATCATCGGAATGAAAAAGGGGCTGAGACGAGAAACGCCCTTTTCCGCGTACTTTTCAAACTCCCGCTCGAACGTTGTCAAGCCGCCGATGCCCGAGCTGACAATAACGCCGACGCGCGTTTTGTCGATGCCGGCGTCCTGCAGGCGGGCGGAAGCAATGGCCTCGGAGGCCGCCGCCATGGCATATTGCACGAAAGGATCCATGCGGCGTGCCTCTTTGCGGTCAATGTAGTCGGTGGGATCAAAGTCCTTCACCTCCGCGGCAAACTTGGTTTCCACCGCCGCCTCCTCCGGATCGAATCTGGTGATCCCGGCGACGCCCGACTTGCCGGCGAGTGCGTTCTCCCACATCTCCTTGACGTTGTTTCCCAGCGGCGAAATGGCCCCGAGGCCGGTTACCACCACTCGTCTCTTTTGCATCTGCTCTTTAGCGTTGTTTAACCTCACAGCCAGATTGAGCGGGCGAGACGATGCTCACCTGGTTGTTGCTTCCGGTGCGCAGCGTGTGCGCCCGTGGCAGCCATGCCCCTCGGCCATGGCCGGGTGCCGGTTCAGGCCGGCGTCTTCTTGCTCTTGAGATATTCCAACGCCTGGCCGACGGTCGTGAGCTTCTCGGCCTCTTCGTCGGGAATCTCAATGTCGAATTCCTCTTCGAATGCCATCACCAGCTCGACGGTGTCGAGAGAATCCGCGCCGAGATCCTCGATAAAACTGGCCTCGTTGGTAACCTGATTGGCATCAACGCCGAGCTGATCCACGATGATCTGCTTCACTTTGCTTTCAATATCAGCCATTCGGTTTCACTCCTCAATTCTTGATTGAAAGGTTGATTGGGCTACAACGCTGAATTATTTGCTGTTTCGGAGAAGAACACAACTGCCGCGGCACGCGGCGCTCATGCCATCACCATGCCGCCGTCGATGTTGATCACCTGGCCGGTGAGGTAATCCGCCTCCGGCGAAGCCAGGAACAAAACCACGCCCGCGACTTCACCGGCTGTGCCGAGGCGGCCAAGTGGAATCGACTGCAGCAGCGCATCGCGCACGCTGTCGGCCAGTACGGCCGTCATGTCGGTGTCGATGAAGCCGGGCGCCACGGCATTCACCTGAATGTTGCGGCTGGCCAGCTCGCG from bacterium includes the following:
- a CDS encoding toll/interleukin-1 receptor domain-containing protein yields the protein MTKPSKSNSPKVFISYAWKNQATARQLQRDLQRDGIEVFVDYEKIVGGDSLPARISAALDWCDTIILLWSQGAAQSYWVAQEWESAFQLQKRIIPCVLESATLPALLRGRLYLDFSSYAAGYRQLCRTLGVTPGADQAARPQPPPSGCPAPPACGFEGQ
- the fabF gene encoding beta-ketoacyl-ACP synthase II, translating into MQKRRVVVTGLGAISPLGNNVKEMWENALAGKSGVAGITRFDPEEAAVETKFAAEVKDFDPTDYIDRKEARRMDPFVQYAMAAASEAIASARLQDAGIDKTRVGVIVSSGIGGLTTFEREFEKYAEKGVSRLSPFFIPMMISDMASGHISIQHEFKGPNYAITSACASSSHAVGECFRIIERGEAEIMVCGGSEAAITPMGIGGFNAMKALSTRNDDPPRASRPFDKERDGFVMGEGAGILVLESLDSARRRGVEILGEIVGLGSTADAYHITAPAPGGEGAIRAMRQALTMAGIAPAEVQYVNAHGTSTPANDKTETDAIAQVFGEHAAQLNISSTKSMFGHLLGAAGAIELILTLLTCRHNAIPPTINQFIPDPECYLCYTPNEAVYREVEYAMSNSFGFGGHNVTVAVKKFLDD
- the rnc gene encoding ribonuclease III; translated protein: MLLRLRQLFSRNGKNGGAPHAAQIKEFCKLIGYRFRRRELITQALKHRSYLPQVNERRSYSNERLELLGDSVLGLVVTEYLYRKFPEKEEGDITAIKSLLVSRKILTRIARKLNLGRFLFMSESEDQAGGRLRPSIIADAYEAVIGAVYLDGGLDPARRFVKQSLLCDMEQILSEEQHRNFKSILLELSQSRNLGTPYYNVLSEEGPDHNKIFTVEVRIQNRTMGMGVGNSKKRAEQNAAQHALAQLS
- the sppA gene encoding signal peptide peptidase SppA — protein: MNKTLICAALLWALCLDLAHSQPLSGYYSRNDFSLAPPAACADGLVGFVNPANLALLRQSETRFHWSTDGTQAASFNDWGLFWGTRGLGFSTQRRHNGNRAVTDFNLATGFGSRAVGLGLAYRWSSGDRAAFGREKQFALGAIVRPARFLSLGLLGNFATASSNREGIAEIGIRPLGTPRLTLFADAALQNGMSLSEAPWSAGAALQVVEGLHLVGRTFDSEAFTLGMTINFGKSGVGGQAHFDSEREHSHNTYMIRAGGMQPSVASRGKGKRYLALNLKGRMDYHKYVWFDKDTNRLYEVLNSIRTAAADPQIGLLALNLSGMQIRPEHAWEVRAALKQAQAAGKKVVIFIDNAAMTGYHLASVADQIVMDPEGLLTLQGYVLGRTYLKGTLAKMGLGFEEWRFFKYKSALESLSRDRLSDADREQLQDYVDDWYELVQREVCAARGMTPERFDQLIDNESLFAAAQAVQAGLVDTLARWSALSEVVKKSAGHSVRAIAARDLIAQAEAAQIWGEPPKIALVYGLGVCAMDEGIRARWLERVFHKLAKNRAIKAVVFRVDSPGGDGMASDVVAEALKKCSEKKPVIVSQGQVAGSGGYWISMYGDTIVAGPNTITGSIGVIGGWIYDQGLGEKIGMTEDHVKRGAHADAGYGITLPLLGVRVPARNLTDEERGRVETLIRQFYDEFVAKVARGRNLPVERVREIAEGRIFSGIDGKANGLVDEVGGLLTALAIAQQRAGIDLRHEIEVVEIPASKGLLNLSPGLPGVKTQIADDSILQFIKFMSERNGQPLPLLVPGRYPE
- the acpP gene encoding acyl carrier protein, which produces MADIESKVKQIIVDQLGVDANQVTNEASFIEDLGADSLDTVELVMAFEEEFDIEIPDEEAEKLTTVGQALEYLKSKKTPA
- a CDS encoding CehA/McbA family metallohydrolase is translated as MRLQRLAVLAVLLLSACTRQIEFEVPDTSGMAWFKGNTHTHTTMSDGDSPPAVVAQWYKDHGYRFLVLSDHNVFTDPATLASLVDSSFLLIPGEEVSSKFEAKPVHVNGLNIPGVIAPQFDSTLVGTIQKNVDAVRAVAGVPHLNHPNFRWAFAHRELLQISNDKLLEIFNGHPLVHNQGGGGWPGMEEVWDHLLSAGKRIYGIAVDDAHHFQGEFAAARSNPGRGWVVVKARTLSPLEIVQNLEAGLFYASTGVELEEVEIAATRLTIRIREKGDFKYRTQFIGTQGRVLSQSYHNPAVFELASAERYVRARVTDSAGATAWVQPVFTRGR